One part of the Melospiza melodia melodia isolate bMelMel2 chromosome 3, bMelMel2.pri, whole genome shotgun sequence genome encodes these proteins:
- the MCFD2 gene encoding multiple coagulation factor deficiency protein 2 gives MVSREWWAARAQPGARGTAETRPREITMPQRMFRTHLLFCFAMAAFFISALAEEHVGESQHPNIRLDKNLVQDKEHIMEHLEGVIEKPESEMSPQELQLHYFKMHDYDGNNLLDGLELATAISHVHKEEGGEHSQAMKEEELISLIDDVLRDDDKNNDGYIDYAEFAKSLE, from the exons ATGGTGTCCCGGGAATGGTGGGCAGCCCGCGCCCAGCCCGGAGCCCGCGGCACGGCGGAGACCCGCCCGAGG GAGATCACAATGCCCCAAAGGATGTTTAGAACACATTTGCTGTTCTGCTTTGCTATGGCTGCATTCTTCATCTCTGCCCTAGCTGAGGAACATGTAGGAGAGAGTCAACATCCAAATATTCGCCTTGATAAGAATTTGGTACAAGATAAAGA aCACATCATGGAACACCTGGAAGGTGTTATCGAGAAACCGGAATCTGAGATGTCTCCACAAGAGTTGCAGCTCCATTACTTCAAAATGCATGATTATGATGGCAATAATTTGCTAGATGGGTTAGAACTTGCTACTGCTATCTCACATGTCCACAAAGAG GAAGGTGGTGAACATAGCCAAGCAATGAAGGAAGAAGAGCTGATTAGTCTAATTGATGATGTCTTGAGAGATGATGACAAGAACAATGATGGATACATtgactatgcagaatttgcaaaATCACTGGAATAA